The sequence CATTCTGCCACCTCAGAGCTGTGGGCATAGACCAAGGGCTTGAGATCTTTGGGCCTTCCTCATTTAGAAGGCAAAGTGGTTGATGATCTACTAGTATACAGGACAGAGTTCTGAAATTCTCTCTCTTTAACAGAGGTAAAACATGGAGCCTTAGAATTTAAAGTGCGTTTGTttcattcagttatttaaaaCACCCAATGATGTAAGTGTATACGTGATGTGGAGTGAGGAAAACACAGTAGCCAATGAAGGTGCAGTAGGCTTAGGGCGGGGAGCCCACAGGGCATGTGTCTGTGCCCTGCTCAGCTGACTGTGTGTGGTGTGGCATTCTGCCAAGTGGTAGGATTAATTTGGAAGGTAGGTGACCGAATGCAGAGCTATCTCTTTTCCTTTGAGCAAATCTAATTTTGTTTTCCTAGgactattttgttttgcttggctACAAAAAAACACCCAGCCAGTTATAAATATCCTTGCGGACCTCAGAGGTCTTTCTCTTTGGACAATTTTTAATCAAAGAGATTGAAGCTAAAGTTGAGCTCTACAGGCCATTCCAGTAAAGACTTctaaaggaaaatacaaatttaactGATGCTTAATATAGCTCAAGTTCATTTTCAGTTTATCACTAAAGAACGATAgcaaaaattctgtattttacaATAATAAGTGCATGGATTCTTCGAGTTAGAAGGTAGTAATCCTCGGTCAAGAAAAATTAACCTTTTTATTCTGCAACAAGTGCAAAGGTTCAGTAAAACAAAATTAGAGAACCCCCATAAGCAAGTCAGGGagcaagaaaggagagaaaatcaCTAGTATTCTGAGGTAACCATAAATAGATTTGTGCTGTGTAGTTGTTaagattgtgtgtgtgcacacatacaaatttattttaaaatcgtTATAGCCTATCTACTCTATCAAGACCTTTATTCCAGAGGTGAACTTGTAGTCCAGGGTCAGATGACTTGCTATATTACCCAGCTGGTTACCAGCAAAGTGAGAGCAGCTGACTTCcgaacaaatattaaaaacaagtCGATGTGACAGACAGAAATAACCGGTGGTGCTGTATCTTGGTGGGTTTCCCTGcttccggatttttttttttaagcttaaattTCCATTTTCGACAGATTTTGATTACTGGGATTACGTTGTCCCTGAACCCAACCTCAACGAGGTCGTATTTGAGGAGACGACTTGCCAGAGTTTAGTTCAAATGCTGGAGAAGTGTCTGTCCAAATCTAAGCACACCAAACTCGGTTGCTCTAAAGTCCTTGTTCCTGAGAAACTGACCCAGAGGATCGCTCAAGACGTCCTGCGGCTTTCCTCCACGGAACCCTGTGGCCTGCGTGGCTGCGTCATACACGTGAACTTGGAAgttgaaaatgtatgtaaaaagcTGGATAGGATTGTGTGTGATCCTAGCGTGGTGCCCACCTTCGAGCTTACGCTTGTGTTTAAGCAGGAGACCTGCTCGTGGACGAGCTTCAGGGATTTTTTCTTTAGTAGAGGTCGCTTCTCCTCTGGCCTCGGGCGAACTCTGATCCTGAGTTCAGGATTCCGACTGGTTAAGAAAAAGCTTTACTCGTTGATTGGAACAACAGTCATTGAAGAGTGCTAAAAGGGAAGTCCTTCTAAGGGAGCTTTTTAATGATTGGGTAATAAAACTTTGCAGCCGCTCAGCTGAAGTTGTAGTTCGCCCTGCCTGCTCTTGGCAAGAAACCCCAAATTGAGTTCACCTTCCTTGTGTTTCATATTCCCAGCCACCCCAACTGAAGAGCTTATTTGGGGGGCTTCTGAGAAATGAGGCCTTCACTGTCTGCATTTATCACAATTTTTACGAAGTGGAATggaataaggaaggaaaagaaacaatccaCTTGGTTTTTTGACTGAAAGTTTTCCAGGTAGTCTTGCTAATAGACTGTATAAACCCACTTTGCCTAGTTGGATTTTCAtatggcctttttttctttttcctgcaagTTTTCAGAGTGATCCTTTCAATCACAGAATCTTAACTGAATGATGCTTAACCCATCAAAACTTCCACAAGCCTATAGCACCAATGTCCTGCCCCTACTCAAATCTGAAGAATGCTCATACAGGAAGGGAGAATTATGTGGGTGAGCTTAATGAAAATTCACCCCATGCAAAAGTGAATTAGAAATATCACAGCAAGAACAGAATTCTGTTTCTTGCATCCTCTCCACTCTTTTTTAACAAAAAGGTGGCAAACTCTTGAGCAACCAATTAGATAACCACAGTATTGCTTTAAATAACCTTACAGTACAGTATAAGCTCAGCTTTTCTAGTTCATAAGTattgaattttatctttaaattagaaaggagggaaaaagcttattttttttgcACGCAGTTGATTACTCTTCTGTTGAGTGAGTGGTGAATGTATACAAGGATGGGCTGAGTTCGATTCCTTTCTCATTCACTTGATATTCTAGCTTCTTTTCACAATTACACACGCTTACTCTCAGATGAACCATCTCACCATGTCAGTGTTACTTCATCCTTGGCCTCTCCTGGGCACTGAAGGCTCTCTCCTTAACCTGAATCTTCAAAGGTGATAGCTGCACACTaccacttttcatttttaagtgggCCTCTTTACGAAGTCTCCTCTGGCTGTGGATGTCTGGTTTATAGTACAGACTAACTAGAAAATGAAACTCATGACTAGATAACCAATGCCCACACTCAGCTTTCTTCATCCCTGAATACCTGTCCCTAGGGAACAATAAAggcctaatttttttcttattccaacTAACTAGATCTTTACCCTTTTTATGAAATGAGAGAACAGAGCCTTCACGTTACCCTGTTGATGTGGCAAGGGCTTCACATCCTTGCTGTAGGTCAGCAAGGAGCTTATTCAGGTCTCCTGCCCAAGCTGTTAGCATTACTTTACATGAGGCCAAGGTTGTAGGGACCATGGCTTCATCCTGGTGTAATTCAAAAGCAGGTATGATCCTATTCCTGACCCCACAAATGACCTAAAATTCTACTATTCAAATCAGAAAGTGTTCTAACAAATTGAACTCTTCAAATGCTTGGAAAGATACCCAAAGCTAATCTTATAGGACTGGGCCAGGATAAGTCAAGCTTGTTTTTGCGTGTCTGTTATTGTCTAGGGCTCTGAAGGTCACTGTGATTCTGTGGCGAGGTGTCTCTGGCATGGATATAGAACTGTCGTCCTTTCCCCACTAACAGTTGTCTTTGACTCTCTTGTCTTTTATTCTCACAAAATAGTAATGGCTTATAGAGACTCTTAAATTAATATTCCtgttaaaggaaattaaagtttGTCTATTTTTGACAATAAagcatcatatatttttaattctcttgttctctttgtcttttctgagtTTATGCAATGATTTCCCTAAAATATATTTGGCAACATTTGAAGGAAGATGACAGAACAATATTTATCTCCTTTTGACAAAGGCTTTTGCATCCTTCATTGTAATATTCCAACTGTACTTACTGCATGTGTTTATGTATCAATAGTCATTTGTTTCATAATTTTacaaatacaatactttttataGGAAGACGTTAGTAATTTGAGCTTCTTAGGCAATTGCCTTTTAAAAGAACTCATGTGTAAAGCTGTTTCTATAATTTTCCTAATGACCAAATACAAATGCATTGAATCGTAAGATcagtacacatttttatttttgccagaaTATTCTATTagagcaacattttttttttttcgtctttctgccatttcttgggccgctcccgcgacatatggaggttcccaggctaggggtcgaatcggagctgtggccgctggcctacaccatagccacagcaattgggacccgagccacgcctgcaacctacaccacagctcacagcaatgccagatccttaacccactgagcaaggccagggatcgaacctgaaacctcgtggttcttagtcggattcgttaaccactaagccaagacaggaactccacaacataTCTTTCTAGTTCCACAATTAGTCATCAATTAGAATTTTTAGTCTTGTCCACtatcttttctttccccccaGTTTTTGTAATTAGCTCAGATTTTCTCACACTACGTAACCTACATTTAATAAGACCGGCTAAGTTTAGGCACTGTTGTAGATGATTTACATAAACTATCTCATTACTCCTCATAACAGCCCTATAAAATGTGACCACTcctatctccattttatggataaataaccaaacacagagaggttaagtaactttcccaaaatCACCATGTTATGAAGGAGAGCCAGAGAATAAAAACCAAGATGACGCCAAAAGATGTGCTTATCATGCTGCCTCCAAATGCACGATGCAGCACAGAGACCTTAACCACATCAccaaaagactgtaaaaacaaTGTCAGGAATATTTGCCCCTAAGctcaaaaaaagaattcttggagttcccgtcgtggcgcagtggttaacgaatccgactagaaaccatgaggttgcgggttcggtccctgcccttgctcagtgggttaacgatccagcgttgccgtgagctgtggtgtaggttgcagacgcagctcggatcctgcgttgctgtggctctggcgtaggctggtggccacagctccgattagacccctagcctgggaacctccatatgccgcaggagcagcccaagaaatagcaaaaaaaaaaaaaaagaattcttaaagtAGTTTATTTtcaggtagaaaaaaaatgaagaaagtgtTGACAGTATTCATTATTCATTGGAGGAGGGCTGTGCTTCGAATAAAAAAccttccaaatatttaaagagcatGCATTTCAGTTCTGGCACTTTCACACCTATCTTTTGCACTGACCTGGTTACTTTCTCATGTACCTTCAAAAAAGGTATGATCTGTTCCCTATCTCAACGGAGAATAAGCTGTTAGCTAAAGTGTGTGATGGCCTCCTGAAAGATCAAATGTCTTTTCTTATTAGTAGAAAGATAGTAATAATTTTATAGTAATGGATTCTATATCCTGAATCTGTTTTGCCAGTGACATAACTTATATCCTCATGGAGTCAGCTTCAAAATGCACTATTTCCAGTTTTCCCTTTTGTGGAAGGATGGGACCTTTCCCATAGTGGAAGGATACACAAATATAAAAGTCTTAAGTCCATTACACTCCTGTCTCAATTGTCTATACTGGTTTAAATaagagataataaaaacaaaaagtccaaGGCAGCTTGGTGGCAGATGAGGAGGGAGAGATACATGGTGACGGGCTGGGAGGAAGATCATGCAGATGGTCACAATCCCAGACTCCTGCCTAGACTCTGCCACTGATTATAGACTCACAACACTCCACTGGGTCCTGTGGCACCCGACACAGACAAGCGATGAGAGAGACTGTGAAGGATCTCGTGGGAAACTCGGGGGCCAGGGTGGAAATGATGTACGTAACTTCTGTCTACATCCTCTACAGAACTCAGTCACACGAGCCCACTCGATCACAAGAAAGGCTGGAATGAATATGTGGTAGCAACGGGTGCCCAGAAGGAAATGGACCCGAAGATCTGAAAACACAGTTTCTGCCACGCAGGGAGAGACTAGTCTATGAAACAACAGCGAGCCCAGACACAGACCCATACATAGGTAAATGAAAGGTGATTTATAGCAGATTTGGCACTTTAGATCAACGAGTAAATAAATGATGGTGTTTTCAGTCACTGGAGCTATAATAATTGTTCATCTacctaaaaaatgaaattggatgcACACACAGCAAGCATGAAAGTCAATTCCAGgttgattaaagacttaaatgtgaaagGGAAACTTTTAGATGACAAAGTAATTTTTATGATTCTGAAGTAAAGATTTCTTAAGACCCAAAGAAACTACTAACACTTTTTGTCCATAACactataaagagaataaaaatacaagCCATGAACTAAAAGTATCTTCCATACAAATAACTGAAAAAGAGTTAGtagcagaacagatgctgactcacagacattgaaagacttatggtctctggaggagacagtttggggggtggggggaatgtgcttgtgttgtaggatggaaatcctgtgaaattggattgttacgatcattatacaactacagatgtgatgaactcatttgagtaataaaaaatattaaaaaaagaaaaaaagtaattaaaacatgTTAAGAATTATTTCGAAGCAATTAGAAAAACAtaaactgctcaaaaaaaaatacatgggcaAAAGCTTGAAAAGGCACTCTACAGAAAGGGAAATCCATATGGTGATAAACATAAGGAAGATGCTCAATCTAATTAGTAACCAGGGAAACTGAAATTAAAAGCACAGCAAGACCCCAATGTATACACATCCGTATTGGTTTTTAAAGGTAGGgattaaaatctgaaaattctaAATCCTGGTGAGgatacaggaaagaaaaaaaaaaatttcaacatgcTGACATGTGTATCCATGCAGCCTGGCCTTATTGTGTAAAGCGGAagataaacatattttatgagttagccattttatttttagttagcAAAACTAGATCACTgttcttcaaaaatttttgtttcacatCTAAAAGAATTTTGTAAAAGTACACCccctcccattttttaaattgccagcCCAAATTTTCATGTTAAGTTTAAAAAGTTGCAAATAATATATGTTTCAAAATGTGGTGAATatgatctttttaaatgaaataattacatCACCTTGATAAATGTTTCCAAGGGACTGTAAATAGCAATTTAAAACTCACCAACTATTTAGAAAACACTAAATTAGGGACTTGAACAGAGTAAAAGTTTTCAGTGttactttgtatttttcccttcatcttcttaaagtctactttttaaactgaattttaaaatatattttaaaatatttaaattttaaatattcatacagttattttttttagCCTCAATCCTTTAAGAATTTTATCTTTCactatttaggaaaaaagaacagaaacattGATGAAACACTAAGAAACATtaagaaaacacttttaaaataagtaaatgaaaacataaaaaccagCTTTTCTGACAAAAATGACTTGGCCTTCTCTCAATAAAAAGAATATACCTTCATTTAATGTAACAAAAATCTAATGATATGAGACTCAAAATAACACATCTATATATACATTTCATAAAGGATAAGCAAAATAGGTTTtgcaaatacaaacaaaattggAGGGGTCATTAGTAATCTCAAGTATgacagatttcaaaataaaaactagattatataacaaagtgatttaacataaatatatattacaataaaaacaaatttatataaatCCTTATGTATAAAACTACAGGTCAATATATTCAAGTCAATCAATGAAGAATATATCAAAACCTTTACTTTGAGCTTCTGTCATCACTAGAAGTCAGTGACAGGTAAGTAGatgaaaattcattgagtacagttgtacttttttttgattccacatataagtgatatcatatgatatctgtctgacttactttacttggtATTGATAAACTTTAGGTTCAGCCATTCTCAGCATTAATTTcattctatggctgagtaatatttcattatatcacattttctttatccattctttgcatccactctttttatggctgagtaatgttctgctgtgtatatttttttaatgatttttattttttccactatagctggtttatggTGTCCTGTAAATTTTCTAATGTATAGCAAAAtcacctagtcacacatacatgtatacattttttttctcacattatcctccatcatgctccatcataagtgactagatatagttcccagtgctatacagcaggatctcactgcttatccattccaaaggcaataattacatctattaaccccagactcccagtccatctcactccctcaccctccccttggcaagcacaagtctgttctccaaggccatgagtttctttccgtggaaaggttcattgtgttatatattagtttccagatataagtggtatcaaaTGGTATTTGGCTTTGTCTTTccgacttccttcacttagtatgagagtctctagttgcatccatgatgctgtaaatggcattattttgttctttttatgggtgagtaatattccattgtgtatctataccacatcttctttatccagtcacctctcagtggatatttaggttgtttccatgtc comes from Phacochoerus africanus isolate WHEZ1 chromosome 10, ROS_Pafr_v1, whole genome shotgun sequence and encodes:
- the DDIT4L gene encoding DNA damage-inducible transcript 4-like protein; its protein translation is MVATGSLSSKNPDSISELLDRSFHPGSLLNDFDYWDYVVPEPNLNEVVFEETTCQSLVQMLEKCLSKSKHTKLGCSKVLVPEKLTQRIAQDVLRLSSTEPCGLRGCVIHVNLEVENVCKKLDRIVCDPSVVPTFELTLVFKQETCSWTSFRDFFFSRGRFSSGLGRTLILSSGFRLVKKKLYSLIGTTVIEEC